The Saccharomonospora cyanea NA-134 genome includes a region encoding these proteins:
- a CDS encoding metallopeptidase family protein yields MPVDMSRARFEELVADALDQLPPKFATAMDNVVILVEDHHEEERDLLGLYHGVALTERGHDYGGVLPDRISIYREPILAICETEEDVVEEVLITVVHEVAHHFGIDDARLHELGWG; encoded by the coding sequence ATGCCTGTCGACATGAGCCGCGCGCGGTTCGAGGAGCTCGTCGCCGACGCCCTCGACCAACTACCGCCGAAATTCGCCACCGCGATGGACAACGTGGTCATCCTCGTCGAGGATCACCACGAGGAGGAACGGGATCTGCTCGGGCTCTACCACGGCGTCGCGCTGACCGAACGCGGCCACGACTACGGCGGCGTGTTGCCCGACCGCATCTCGATCTACCGCGAACCGATCCTGGCCATCTGCGAGACCGAGGAGGACGTCGTCGAGGAAGTCCTGATCACCGTCGTTCACGAGGTGGCACACCACTTCGGTATCGACGACGCTCGGCTCCACGAACTCGGCTGGGGGTAG
- a CDS encoding Cof-type HAD-IIB family hydrolase, with protein MEKPRLIASDVDGTLLTPLEQVAPRTADVVTRAVDDGVPVILVTGRPPRWIPPVAEATGLTGYAVCANGAVLYDIGADHVVDVHGLLEPVQLTDLAEALDHALPGCRLAAERIGTKAQENDLHNFVIESEYHNPWGDGEGFVVPRAEVLGHPAVKLLVSHRKMTSDEMAVAAHSVLGDSVHVTFSSGGGLIEIASPGITKASGLAEVAGRFGVSAEETISFGDMPNDLPMLGWAGHGVAVANAHPAVLEAADEITASNAEHGVAQVLERWF; from the coding sequence GTGGAGAAACCCCGGCTCATCGCCTCTGACGTGGACGGCACCCTGCTCACCCCCCTGGAGCAGGTGGCGCCTCGCACCGCCGACGTGGTGACCCGCGCCGTCGACGACGGCGTTCCGGTCATCCTCGTGACGGGCAGGCCGCCACGCTGGATCCCCCCGGTCGCCGAGGCCACCGGCCTGACCGGCTACGCGGTGTGCGCGAACGGCGCCGTGCTGTACGACATCGGCGCGGATCACGTCGTCGACGTGCACGGCCTGCTCGAACCCGTGCAGCTCACCGATCTGGCCGAGGCACTCGACCACGCGCTGCCCGGATGCAGGCTGGCGGCGGAGCGCATCGGCACGAAAGCGCAGGAGAACGACCTGCACAACTTCGTGATCGAGTCGGAGTACCACAATCCCTGGGGTGACGGAGAGGGGTTCGTGGTCCCGCGCGCGGAGGTGCTCGGCCACCCGGCTGTGAAACTGCTGGTCAGCCACCGCAAGATGACGTCCGACGAGATGGCCGTCGCGGCGCACAGCGTGCTGGGCGACAGCGTGCACGTCACGTTCTCCTCCGGTGGCGGACTGATCGAGATCGCCTCTCCCGGGATCACGAAGGCGAGCGGGCTCGCCGAGGTCGCCGGGCGGTTCGGCGTGTCGGCCGAGGAGACGATCTCCTTCGGTGACATGCCCAACGACCTGCCGATGCTCGGTTGGGCCGGCCACGGGGTCGCCGTCGCCAACGCTCACCCGGCGGTGTTGGAAGCCGCGGACGAGATCACCGCGTCCAACGCCGAGCACGGCGTGGCGCAGGTGCTGGAGCGCTGGTTCTGA
- a CDS encoding SRPBCC domain-containing protein — MNLDRIERDVWINAPAARVWATLVEFSWVDDGHRRGVTPESGERFVANSAEDGDYPIRIEKSEPPHYLAYRWASAFAGQEPGEGNSTLVEFTLTEEQGGTRLSVVETGFATLPEQHRARALEENTGGWEEQLDVLRKSVAA; from the coding sequence ATGAACCTGGACCGCATCGAACGCGACGTGTGGATCAACGCCCCCGCAGCACGGGTGTGGGCGACGCTCGTCGAGTTCTCCTGGGTGGACGACGGCCACCGCCGCGGCGTCACCCCGGAGAGCGGTGAACGCTTCGTGGCCAACAGCGCCGAGGACGGTGACTACCCGATCCGGATCGAGAAGTCCGAGCCCCCTCACTACCTCGCCTATCGATGGGCCAGCGCCTTCGCCGGTCAAGAGCCCGGCGAAGGTAACTCCACGCTCGTGGAGTTCACCCTGACCGAGGAGCAGGGCGGCACTCGCCTGTCAGTGGTGGAAACGGGGTTCGCGACGCTGCCCGAACAACACCGTGCCCGCGCCTTGGAGGAGAACACCGGCGGCTGGGAGGAACAGCTCGACGTGCTGCGGAAGTCCGTCGCGGCATGA
- a CDS encoding glutathionylspermidine synthase family protein, with translation MRRETGTPRAGWEKTVAEQGLVFGTPARYGTGQPRPYWDESVHYVLDMEEVLSVEADVELLHSMCLEAVDHVVTTERYAEFGLPEWVWPHIAESWRRADPHVYGRFDVRYDGRSPAKLLEYNADTPTSLLEAAIVQWYWKTDVHPDDDQWNSLHEQLVERWRVVGAKLPSNELHFSWSSADPTGEDHLTVTYLQETAAEAGLDTVGLAIEEIGWDPLLKRFVDLEEAPMNTVVKLYPWEWVIDEEFGRYAVESLPQTLWIEPLWKMLLSNKALLGILWENYPGHPNLLPAFNDQPGLLTEYVRKPKLGREGANVKIVAPGYETETGGVYGSEGYVYQAFDPLPDFDGYRPVLGAWIVGDNAAGLGIRESSGLVTDDGAAFVPHRIPQS, from the coding sequence ATGCGCAGGGAGACGGGAACGCCCCGCGCGGGCTGGGAGAAGACCGTCGCCGAGCAGGGGCTCGTGTTCGGCACCCCCGCGCGGTACGGGACGGGACAGCCCCGGCCGTACTGGGACGAGTCCGTCCACTACGTCCTCGACATGGAGGAGGTGCTCTCGGTCGAGGCCGACGTGGAACTGCTGCACTCGATGTGTCTGGAAGCCGTGGACCATGTCGTGACCACCGAGAGGTACGCCGAGTTCGGACTCCCCGAATGGGTGTGGCCCCACATCGCCGAGTCGTGGCGCCGTGCCGATCCGCACGTCTACGGCAGGTTCGACGTCCGCTACGACGGCCGCAGTCCCGCGAAGCTGTTGGAGTACAACGCGGACACGCCGACCTCCCTGCTCGAGGCGGCCATCGTGCAGTGGTACTGGAAGACCGACGTCCACCCCGACGACGACCAGTGGAACTCGCTGCACGAGCAGCTCGTCGAGCGGTGGCGGGTCGTCGGAGCCAAACTCCCGTCCAACGAACTCCACTTCAGCTGGTCGAGTGCCGATCCCACCGGTGAGGACCATCTGACCGTCACCTACCTCCAGGAGACCGCGGCGGAGGCCGGGTTGGACACGGTGGGGCTCGCCATCGAGGAGATCGGCTGGGACCCGCTGCTCAAGCGGTTCGTCGACCTCGAGGAAGCTCCCATGAACACGGTCGTGAAGCTGTACCCGTGGGAGTGGGTGATCGACGAGGAGTTCGGCCGCTACGCCGTCGAGTCGCTGCCACAGACACTGTGGATCGAGCCACTGTGGAAGATGCTGCTGTCCAACAAGGCTCTCCTCGGCATCCTGTGGGAGAACTACCCGGGGCACCCCAACCTGCTGCCCGCGTTCAACGACCAGCCCGGCCTGCTCACCGAGTACGTGCGCAAACCGAAACTCGGACGGGAGGGGGCCAACGTGAAGATCGTCGCTCCCGGGTACGAGACCGAGACCGGTGGCGTCTACGGTTCCGAGGGCTACGTCTACCAGGCGTTCGACCCGCTTCCCGACTTCGACGGCTACCGTCCCGTGCTGGGCGCGTGGATCGTCGGCGACAATGCGGCGGGGCTCGGCATCCGGGAGTCGTCGGGTCTGGTGACGGACGACGGAGCGGCGTTCGTCCCACACCGCATCCCGCAGTCGTGA
- a CDS encoding haloalkane dehalogenase, which produces MRLLRTPEDRFSDLPDFDFPAFHADVDHPLHGIIRIGYVETGPPDGPTVLLLHGEPSWSYLYRKMLPVLAEAGIRAVAPDLVGFGRSDKPVDVADHTYARHVEWMRAFAFDALDLRDVVLVGQDWGGLIGLRLVAENIDRFAGVVAANTGLPTGDHDMPEQWWAFHDAVQNAQVLDIARFVQSGCERTLTEAERAAYDAPFPNEMYKAGPRALPALVPTTPDDDASEANRAAWKKLSTSSLPFLCAFSDGDPITEAMGPVLRRTMPGAAGREHPTIAGAGHFLQEDAGEELARVVVEFVRGLERP; this is translated from the coding sequence GTGCGGTTACTGCGGACACCTGAAGACCGGTTCAGCGACCTGCCCGATTTCGATTTCCCCGCTTTCCACGCGGACGTCGACCACCCGTTGCACGGCATCATCAGGATCGGCTACGTGGAGACGGGACCACCCGACGGCCCCACCGTGTTGCTGCTCCACGGCGAGCCGAGCTGGTCCTACCTCTACCGGAAGATGCTGCCCGTGCTCGCCGAAGCGGGCATCAGGGCCGTCGCGCCCGACCTCGTGGGCTTCGGCCGATCCGACAAGCCCGTGGACGTGGCCGACCACACCTACGCGCGGCACGTCGAGTGGATGCGCGCCTTCGCGTTCGACGCCCTCGATCTGCGTGACGTCGTCCTCGTGGGGCAGGACTGGGGTGGCCTCATCGGCCTGCGGCTCGTCGCGGAGAACATCGACCGCTTCGCCGGAGTCGTCGCGGCGAACACGGGTCTGCCGACCGGCGACCACGACATGCCCGAGCAGTGGTGGGCGTTCCACGACGCCGTGCAGAACGCACAGGTGCTCGACATCGCCCGTTTCGTGCAGTCGGGCTGCGAACGCACCCTGACCGAGGCGGAGCGTGCCGCCTACGACGCGCCGTTTCCCAACGAGATGTACAAGGCGGGGCCGCGTGCGCTGCCCGCACTGGTCCCCACCACGCCCGACGACGACGCGTCCGAGGCCAACAGGGCGGCGTGGAAGAAGCTGTCGACGTCGTCGCTGCCGTTTCTGTGCGCGTTCTCCGACGGTGACCCGATCACCGAGGCCATGGGCCCGGTTCTGCGGCGCACCATGCCGGGCGCCGCAGGGCGGGAGCACCCGACCATCGCGGGCGCGGGTCACTTCCTCCAGGAGGACGCGGGCGAGGAGCTGGCCCGTGTCGTGGTCGAGTTCGTGCGCGGACTGGAGCGACCCTGA
- the lhgO gene encoding L-2-hydroxyglutarate oxidase, producing the protein MRHVTVIGGGIIGLAVAWKLTGRGYRVTVLEKESHWAAHQTGHNSNVVHAGLYYRPGSLKARLSVAGNRSIVAFARDHGVPVDVCGKLVVATSEAELPALGVLAERAEANGVPATMLDAAQAREYEPEVSCVRALRVHSTAVIDFPAVCHALVSLLHDAGADLRLNTPALGIRTGARGGVEVATPQHVVRADVLVNCAGLQSDRVARLAGLTPSARIVPFRGEYYELRPERRHLVRGLIYPVPDPALPFLGVHLTRMLDGSVHAGPNAVPALRREGYRWRDVSLGDLAEVVTFPGTWRLARRYAVPVGLAEVTRSLSKRLFAASLARLVPAVTPDDIVRHGSGVRAQALLPDGRLADDFLIEQVRDQVHVLNAPSPAATSALEIAAHVADRVEAFA; encoded by the coding sequence GTGCGGCACGTGACGGTCATCGGTGGCGGCATCATCGGCCTCGCCGTCGCCTGGAAGCTCACCGGGCGCGGCTACCGCGTCACCGTGCTGGAGAAGGAGAGCCACTGGGCGGCTCACCAGACGGGGCACAACTCGAACGTCGTGCACGCCGGGCTGTACTACCGGCCGGGTTCGCTCAAGGCGCGGCTCTCGGTGGCGGGCAACCGGTCGATCGTCGCCTTCGCCCGCGACCACGGGGTGCCCGTCGACGTGTGCGGCAAGCTCGTGGTCGCGACATCCGAGGCGGAGCTGCCCGCGCTCGGCGTGCTCGCCGAGCGGGCGGAGGCGAACGGCGTACCCGCCACGATGCTGGACGCCGCGCAGGCCAGGGAGTACGAGCCCGAGGTGTCGTGTGTGCGCGCGTTGCGCGTGCACTCCACCGCGGTGATCGACTTTCCCGCCGTGTGCCATGCGCTGGTGTCGTTGTTGCACGACGCCGGTGCGGACCTGCGGCTGAACACACCCGCGCTCGGGATCCGCACCGGAGCACGCGGGGGCGTCGAGGTCGCCACGCCACAGCACGTGGTGCGGGCGGACGTGCTCGTCAACTGTGCGGGCCTGCAGTCCGACCGCGTGGCCCGCCTGGCCGGGCTCACACCGTCGGCGCGGATCGTGCCCTTCCGCGGCGAGTACTACGAGCTGCGGCCCGAGCGGCGTCACCTCGTACGCGGACTGATCTACCCGGTACCGGATCCGGCGCTGCCGTTCCTCGGCGTGCACCTCACACGCATGCTCGATGGCAGTGTCCACGCGGGACCGAACGCCGTGCCCGCGTTGCGGCGGGAGGGCTACCGGTGGCGGGACGTCTCACTCGGCGACCTCGCCGAGGTGGTGACCTTTCCGGGCACGTGGCGGCTCGCCCGCCGCTACGCCGTCCCCGTGGGGCTGGCCGAGGTCACCCGGTCGCTGTCGAAGCGGCTGTTCGCGGCGAGCCTCGCCCGGCTCGTTCCCGCCGTGACACCGGACGACATCGTGCGCCACGGCTCCGGAGTACGTGCCCAGGCCCTGCTCCCCGACGGCAGACTCGCCGACGACTTCCTCATCGAACAGGTCCGCGACCAGGTGCACGTGCTCAACGCTCCCTCCCCCGCCGCCACGAGTGCGCTGGAGATCGCCGCGCACGTCGCCGACCGGGTCGAGGCGTTCGCCTGA
- a CDS encoding LLM class flavin-dependent oxidoreductase has product MSCFTDSVDGVRVGIVILPEDRWWAAEPKWRAAEEYGFDHAWTYDHLGWRSLVDGPWFTAVPTLAAAAMVTTTIRLGTFVASPNFRHPVPFAREVITLDDLADGRLVLGLGAGGQGYDASVLGGPELSAAQRADRYIEFVETLDGLLRTDGFDHSGTYYKADGARNLPGCVQKPRSPLLLAADGPRTIAFAARAGDGWITTGRPEEGQTQKAWWSRVRELSSRFDDSLAEAGREQVVRCLSLDAAPVFSLTSIDAFTEAVGRAEELGFTDVVVHWPRSGTPYQGKESVLEEIAADLLPRVQGRDQTN; this is encoded by the coding sequence GTGTCGTGTTTCACCGATAGCGTCGACGGCGTGCGCGTAGGCATTGTGATCCTCCCGGAGGACAGGTGGTGGGCCGCCGAGCCGAAGTGGCGGGCCGCCGAGGAGTACGGCTTCGACCACGCGTGGACGTACGACCACCTGGGTTGGCGTTCGCTGGTGGACGGACCGTGGTTCACCGCGGTTCCCACGCTGGCCGCGGCGGCCATGGTCACGACCACCATCAGACTCGGGACTTTCGTGGCCTCACCGAACTTCCGCCACCCCGTGCCGTTCGCGCGGGAGGTCATCACCCTCGACGACCTCGCCGACGGGCGTCTCGTGCTCGGTCTCGGCGCGGGCGGGCAGGGGTACGACGCCTCGGTGCTCGGCGGGCCCGAGCTGTCCGCGGCGCAGCGGGCCGACCGGTACATCGAGTTCGTCGAGACGCTCGACGGGTTGCTGCGCACCGACGGTTTCGACCATTCGGGCACCTACTACAAGGCCGACGGTGCGCGGAACCTCCCCGGATGTGTGCAGAAACCGCGCTCGCCCCTGCTGTTGGCAGCGGACGGACCGAGGACGATCGCCTTCGCCGCTCGCGCCGGCGACGGCTGGATCACCACGGGCCGTCCCGAGGAGGGACAGACGCAGAAGGCGTGGTGGAGCCGGGTACGGGAGTTGTCGAGCAGGTTCGACGACTCCCTCGCCGAGGCGGGCCGCGAGCAGGTGGTGCGCTGCCTCAGCCTGGACGCCGCACCGGTGTTCTCGCTGACGAGCATCGATGCCTTCACGGAGGCTGTGGGCAGGGCGGAGGAGCTGGGCTTCACCGACGTGGTGGTGCACTGGCCGCGCAGCGGCACGCCCTACCAGGGCAAGGAGTCGGTGCTGGAGGAGATCGCCGCCGACCTCCTGCCTCGCGTGCAGGGTCGGGACCAGACCAACTGA
- a CDS encoding ArsR/SmtB family transcription factor: protein MSPVGVDAVLGALADPTRRAVLDVLSARGPASASALAGQLPVSRQAIAKHLTVLERAGLVSAQRTGREVRYVLRSEALDVTARWMARLAADWDRRLATVKRAAEGQP from the coding sequence ATGAGCCCGGTCGGTGTCGACGCGGTGCTCGGCGCGCTCGCCGACCCCACCCGGCGAGCGGTGTTGGACGTACTGTCGGCACGGGGTCCGGCCAGCGCCTCGGCACTGGCCGGACAGCTTCCCGTGTCGCGGCAGGCCATCGCCAAGCACCTCACCGTGTTGGAGCGGGCGGGGCTGGTATCGGCGCAACGCACCGGCCGCGAGGTCCGCTACGTCCTCCGATCGGAGGCACTCGACGTAACGGCACGCTGGATGGCACGACTGGCCGCCGATTGGGACCGCCGTCTCGCGACCGTCAAGCGCGCCGCGGAAGGACAGCCCTGA
- a CDS encoding septum formation family protein: protein MMVLMSDQPDRPPNDSALRTRVLMGGAFLGALVAMTLSWVFSWVPESPQLVAQRQAEEKAEQVAKAREEAFRSPPGSCLNWTAPDASDVHKVSCDEEHLFEVVGVADLTSEHGPKAPLPDERTWRELTEEHCGPLVEDYLDGPLDPEGKLTIGVLRPDEKQWSGGDRALHCGLQWVGPGGGLQVLTESAKDIDQSNVWEPGTCLALVDKSVGDPISCDSQHSYEIVATVDLADEFDSYPSEDDQKEWLEPTCAELVESYTGGKNVEALAEDGLILSWDTRSEESWEAGSTLVNCKVGTTLEDRSGLAPVQGSVKDSKDTEKGDKGDKGDKDGKGEKGTESGEDGQGSGDGGSGNGENGGTAEGGDDPGDGEPTDQPEPSGNQGNGG from the coding sequence ATGATGGTGCTGATGTCCGACCAGCCCGACCGCCCGCCGAACGACTCGGCGCTGCGTACCCGCGTGTTGATGGGGGGTGCCTTCCTCGGTGCCCTCGTCGCCATGACACTCAGCTGGGTCTTCTCGTGGGTTCCCGAGAGCCCGCAGCTCGTCGCGCAGCGACAGGCCGAGGAGAAGGCCGAGCAGGTGGCCAAGGCTCGGGAGGAGGCGTTCCGCTCACCTCCGGGCAGCTGCCTGAACTGGACCGCGCCGGACGCGAGCGACGTGCACAAGGTGTCGTGTGACGAGGAGCACCTCTTCGAGGTCGTCGGGGTGGCCGACCTCACGTCGGAGCACGGGCCGAAGGCTCCCCTGCCCGACGAGCGGACGTGGCGGGAACTCACCGAGGAGCACTGTGGCCCGCTGGTCGAGGACTACCTCGACGGCCCGCTCGACCCCGAGGGCAAGCTGACCATCGGCGTGCTGCGGCCGGACGAGAAGCAGTGGTCGGGCGGGGACCGCGCCCTGCACTGCGGACTCCAGTGGGTCGGCCCCGGTGGCGGCCTGCAGGTGCTGACGGAGTCGGCGAAGGACATCGACCAGTCGAACGTGTGGGAGCCCGGCACCTGCCTCGCGCTGGTCGACAAGAGCGTGGGCGACCCGATCTCCTGTGACTCGCAACACTCCTACGAGATCGTCGCCACGGTGGACCTCGCCGACGAGTTCGACTCCTACCCGTCGGAGGACGACCAGAAGGAGTGGCTCGAACCGACCTGCGCCGAGCTCGTGGAGTCCTACACCGGAGGCAAGAACGTCGAGGCGCTGGCCGAGGACGGGCTGATCCTGAGCTGGGACACGCGCTCGGAGGAGAGCTGGGAGGCGGGTTCGACGCTCGTCAACTGCAAGGTGGGCACCACGCTGGAGGACCGCAGCGGGCTGGCTCCCGTCCAGGGCAGCGTGAAGGACAGCAAGGACACCGAGAAGGGCGACAAGGGCGACAAGGGCGACAAGGACGGCAAGGGCGAGAAGGGCACGGAAAGCGGCGAGGACGGCCAGGGCAGCGGCGACGGCGGCAGCGGCAACGGCGAGAACGGCGGGACCGCCGAAGGCGGTGACGACCCCGGGGACGGCGAGCCGACCGACCAACCGGAGCCGTCCGGCAACCAGGGAAACGGGGGTTGA
- a CDS encoding DUF350 domain-containing protein, protein MLVALSDTFGTDLARGIGAIMLYAIVGLVLMLLGFYAIDLTTPGKLSELVRRGLPNAVVITASGLLSMAFIVVVAIWTSSSDLVEGLITSLVYGLVGIVAQVLAVRLLEWATRIDIRSAIESDRYTPASLIVAAAHLALGLVVAVSIS, encoded by the coding sequence GTGCTCGTAGCACTGTCCGACACCTTCGGTACCGACCTGGCCAGGGGCATCGGGGCGATCATGCTGTACGCGATCGTCGGCCTGGTGCTCATGCTCCTCGGCTTCTACGCCATCGACCTGACCACCCCTGGCAAGTTGTCCGAGCTGGTGCGCCGGGGTCTGCCGAACGCCGTGGTGATCACGGCGTCGGGGCTGCTGTCGATGGCGTTCATCGTGGTGGTGGCCATCTGGACGTCGTCGAGCGACCTCGTCGAGGGCCTCATCACCTCGCTCGTGTACGGCCTGGTGGGCATCGTCGCCCAGGTACTGGCGGTACGGCTGCTGGAGTGGGCGACGCGCATCGACATCCGCTCCGCCATCGAGAGCGACAGGTACACGCCCGCGAGCCTCATCGTGGCCGCCGCCCACCTGGCGCTCGGCCTCGTGGTCGCCGTCTCGATCTCCTAG
- a CDS encoding DUF3558 family protein → MRGRVLAVLGSALLLAGCATTVSGTASPASPPSSGRPDVAAGEPCELLTPEQAAALDYEEKGEFTPGRPQQLVPPACTWSPAYSDQGMDLLDVYFSVDIPLTDYVNGAEPDWEKDFGGLTWAHYPDPFGTEAMCSIATELSPSSFVLIASSDFVDESKSCEQAEAAAPYVASNLPGGAPAKIEPEQPSPLESVDPCSLLTAEQAKELGRRGHGEFLEPDELLPARCSWIAADGDERNATIVGVETDRPVPVPEEQSDRKPKDVESDGHEWVVYSADIPGLCLAHVAFTDKSYVNITVVEAEAEMDEVCAKVEDTIPFVTENLPRQ, encoded by the coding sequence GTGCGCGGGAGGGTTCTCGCCGTTTTGGGGTCCGCGTTGCTGCTGGCGGGATGTGCGACCACCGTGAGCGGCACGGCCTCACCGGCTTCACCACCGTCGAGCGGTCGGCCGGACGTGGCCGCGGGCGAGCCGTGCGAGCTGTTGACCCCGGAGCAGGCCGCCGCCCTCGACTACGAGGAGAAGGGCGAGTTCACCCCCGGAAGGCCGCAGCAGCTCGTGCCGCCCGCGTGCACGTGGAGCCCCGCCTACAGCGATCAGGGCATGGACCTGCTCGACGTCTACTTCTCCGTGGACATCCCGCTCACCGACTACGTCAACGGTGCGGAGCCGGACTGGGAGAAGGACTTCGGTGGCCTGACGTGGGCGCACTATCCCGACCCGTTCGGTACCGAGGCGATGTGCTCGATCGCCACCGAGCTCTCGCCCTCGTCGTTCGTTCTGATCGCGAGCAGTGACTTCGTCGACGAGTCGAAGTCCTGCGAGCAGGCCGAGGCCGCGGCGCCGTACGTGGCCTCCAACCTTCCCGGCGGCGCGCCTGCGAAGATCGAGCCGGAGCAGCCGAGCCCGCTGGAGTCGGTGGACCCGTGCTCGCTGCTCACCGCGGAGCAGGCGAAGGAACTCGGCCGTCGTGGGCACGGTGAGTTCCTCGAACCGGACGAGCTGCTGCCCGCGCGGTGCAGCTGGATCGCCGCCGACGGCGACGAACGCAACGCCACCATCGTGGGCGTCGAGACGGACCGACCGGTACCGGTCCCGGAGGAGCAGTCGGACCGGAAACCGAAGGACGTCGAGTCCGACGGTCACGAGTGGGTGGTGTACTCCGCGGACATCCCCGGGTTGTGCCTCGCCCACGTGGCCTTCACCGACAAGTCGTACGTGAACATCACGGTCGTGGAAGCCGAGGCCGAGATGGACGAGGTCTGCGCGAAGGTCGAGGACACGATCCCGTTCGTGACCGAGAACCTGCCGCGGCAGTGA
- the serS gene encoding serine--tRNA ligase: MIDLRTLREEPDVVRASQRARGEDVGVVDRLLSLDAERRSAIARADNLRAEQKQLGKRIGKASGEERESLLAHGKELAAQVKAAEAEQNRASEEFEQLHRVVPNVVHPDVPAGGEDDFVVLKHVGTPREFDFTPKDHLELGEALGAIDMERGAKVSGARFYFLTGIGARLQLALLNLAAAQAAEKGFQLMIPPVLVRPEIMAGTGFLGAHSSEVYHLPDDDLYLVGTSEVPLAGYHSDEILDLTAGPQRYAGWSSCFRREAGSYGKDTRGIIRVHQFDKVEMFVFCEPSDAEAEHERLLAWEEEMLAKIEVPYRVIDTAAGDLGSSAARKYDCEAWVPTQQAYRELTSTSNCTTYQARRLSVRYRDSDGRPQVAATLNGTLATTRWIVAILENHQQADGSVRVPEALRPFLGGLSVLEPRA, encoded by the coding sequence GTGATTGACCTGAGGACTCTGCGCGAGGAACCGGACGTCGTGCGCGCCTCGCAGCGCGCCCGCGGTGAGGACGTCGGCGTCGTGGACAGGTTGCTGTCCCTCGACGCCGAACGCAGGTCCGCCATCGCCAGGGCCGACAACCTCCGTGCCGAACAGAAGCAGCTCGGCAAGCGCATCGGCAAGGCGTCCGGCGAGGAACGCGAATCCCTGCTCGCGCACGGTAAGGAGCTCGCGGCCCAGGTCAAGGCGGCCGAAGCGGAGCAGAACCGCGCCAGCGAGGAGTTCGAGCAGCTCCACCGGGTGGTGCCGAACGTCGTGCACCCGGACGTACCGGCGGGCGGCGAGGACGACTTCGTCGTGCTCAAGCACGTGGGCACGCCGAGGGAGTTCGACTTCACGCCCAAGGACCACCTGGAGCTCGGCGAGGCGCTCGGCGCCATCGACATGGAACGCGGCGCCAAGGTGTCGGGGGCGCGGTTCTACTTCCTCACCGGCATCGGCGCCCGGCTCCAGCTCGCGTTGCTGAACCTGGCGGCGGCGCAGGCGGCGGAGAAGGGCTTCCAGCTGATGATCCCGCCCGTGCTGGTGCGGCCGGAGATCATGGCGGGGACCGGCTTCCTCGGCGCGCACTCGTCGGAGGTGTACCACCTGCCCGACGACGACCTCTACCTGGTCGGCACGTCGGAGGTGCCGCTGGCCGGATACCACTCGGACGAGATCCTCGACCTCACGGCCGGACCGCAGCGGTACGCGGGCTGGTCGTCGTGCTTCCGCCGCGAGGCGGGCTCCTATGGCAAGGACACCCGCGGAATCATCCGCGTCCACCAGTTCGACAAGGTGGAGATGTTCGTCTTCTGCGAGCCGTCCGACGCCGAGGCGGAGCACGAGAGGCTGCTCGCCTGGGAGGAGGAGATGCTCGCGAAGATCGAGGTGCCCTACCGGGTGATCGACACGGCGGCGGGCGACCTCGGTTCCAGCGCGGCACGCAAGTACGACTGTGAGGCGTGGGTGCCCACCCAGCAGGCGTACCGCGAGCTGACCTCGACGTCCAACTGCACCACCTACCAGGCGCGCAGGCTGTCGGTGCGCTACCGCGACTCCGACGGCCGCCCGCAGGTCGCGGCCACCCTGAACGGCACGCTCGCCACCACGCGGTGGATCGTCGCGATCCTGGAGAACCACCAGCAGGCCGACGGCTCCGTGCGCGTCCCGGAGGCGCTGCGCCCGTTCCTCGGTGGACTGTCCGTTCTGGAGCCGCGAGCCTGA